Proteins encoded within one genomic window of Desulfonatronospira thiodismutans ASO3-1:
- a CDS encoding glycogen synthase: protein MKVLYIAAECKPLSKVGGVGDVAGELPPALKEQGVDLEIVTPCYGQTLQKNPGLNSLTPTHEYSLTFHGVREDISILHTEFRGVPANLLKSPAYFETDYTLEPDKAPFNHPLLFKNDYSTPYVYSREIPYFDDALRFSFFCRACLPLIQEKDPDIVHINDWVMGYLPGWMKIMNMPQKTVLTIHNIGYQGNIHRQAIQDWDMQEIDRHQDTMGLFTDPRREWNSVNALRLAMEMSHAINTVSPTYKKEITMPQDQSRFFQGGNGLDEVAARLDSQGRLHGILNGFEYSFSPDDAGFESMIREKSRMKAALGNNFPDPEGLLLGFVGRAVEQKFRLLREEVQGKSVLEHILDMPGVNVAVLATGEPEYESFLQSLSDRPNLYAVIAFDAQKAGQISLGSDVFLMPSLFEPCGITQMQSMSHATPPLVRWTGGLADTVRPHNDPAGTGFGFDGSSRREILTNQLEAVNQARQVYTQNPLHFRALQYTGYYERFLWANSALEYIEKLYQPVMKM, encoded by the coding sequence ATGAAAGTCCTTTATATCGCAGCAGAATGCAAGCCCTTGTCCAAAGTGGGCGGAGTGGGCGACGTGGCCGGAGAACTGCCCCCTGCCCTGAAAGAACAGGGAGTGGACTTAGAAATAGTCACTCCATGCTACGGGCAGACCCTGCAGAAAAACCCCGGGCTGAACTCTTTGACCCCGACCCATGAATACTCCCTGACATTTCACGGCGTAAGAGAGGACATAAGTATCCTGCACACTGAATTCCGTGGGGTTCCGGCAAACCTGCTAAAAAGCCCGGCCTATTTTGAGACTGATTACACCCTGGAACCGGACAAAGCTCCCTTCAACCATCCCCTGCTCTTCAAGAATGATTACTCCACACCTTATGTATACAGCCGGGAAATACCCTACTTTGACGACGCCCTGCGCTTTTCCTTTTTCTGCAGGGCCTGCCTGCCCCTGATCCAGGAAAAGGACCCGGATATTGTACACATAAACGACTGGGTCATGGGATACCTGCCGGGCTGGATGAAGATCATGAACATGCCTCAGAAGACGGTGCTGACAATCCACAATATTGGCTATCAGGGCAATATTCACCGCCAGGCCATTCAGGACTGGGACATGCAGGAGATTGACCGGCATCAGGACACGATGGGCCTCTTCACCGATCCCCGAAGGGAATGGAACAGTGTCAACGCCTTGAGACTGGCCATGGAGATGTCCCATGCTATCAACACCGTCAGTCCCACATATAAAAAAGAAATAACCATGCCCCAGGACCAGTCCAGGTTTTTCCAGGGCGGCAACGGCCTTGATGAAGTTGCCGCGCGCCTGGATAGTCAGGGCAGGCTCCACGGCATATTAAACGGGTTCGAATACTCTTTTTCCCCGGATGATGCCGGGTTTGAAAGCATGATCCGGGAAAAATCACGCATGAAGGCCGCTCTGGGAAATAATTTTCCTGACCCGGAAGGTCTGCTTCTGGGTTTTGTGGGCCGGGCCGTGGAGCAGAAGTTCAGGCTATTGAGGGAAGAAGTACAGGGCAAAAGCGTTTTGGAGCACATCCTGGATATGCCCGGAGTAAATGTGGCAGTGCTGGCCACTGGAGAGCCGGAATACGAAAGTTTCCTGCAAAGTCTCTCAGACAGACCCAACCTGTACGCTGTAATAGCTTTTGACGCCCAAAAAGCCGGACAGATCAGCCTGGGCAGCGATGTCTTCCTCATGCCCAGCCTGTTTGAGCCCTGCGGCATCACCCAGATGCAGTCCATGAGCCATGCCACCCCGCCCCTGGTGCGCTGGACCGGCGGCCTGGCGGACACTGTCAGGCCGCACAACGATCCCGCGGGTACAGGCTTTGGATTTGACGGCTCGTCACGCAGGGAAATCCTCACCAACCAGCTGGAAGCAGTAAACCAGGCCCGACAGGTGTACACACAAAACCCGCTGCATTTTCGCGCCCTGCAGTATACAGGATATTATGAAAGGTTTCTCTGGGCAAACTCCGCACTGGAATACATTGAAAAGCTCTACCAGCCGGTTATGAAGATGTGA